The genomic window TAAAGGGATGGGGGATTCTTTTATCAGGATCACGGTTGGAAGAGCAGAGGATAACAGAAGGGTTGTTGAGGCGTTGAATGGATACATTCCGTAAAACTAATCCAAGCCGTAAGCTATTAATTCATCCAGAAAGATATAATGTCGGTTAAAGATGGAAGATACATTATCAAGTGAGATCATCTTTGATGGTAGAATCCTGCGATTGAGGCATGATCGGGTGCGCCTACCCTCGGGGAGAGAAGCATCACGAGAGATTGTTGAGCATGTAGGTGCCGTTGCAGGGGTTGTGTTACTTGAAAATAATAGTGTAGTACTCATTCGTCAGTTCAGAAAACCTGTGGAGCGGGAGCTGCTTGAACTTCCTGCAGGTTTGATTGAGGAAGGAGAATCCCCCGAGGATGCGATTCTTCGCGAGATAAAAGAAGAGACCGGTTTCTGTGCCGGCCGTCTTTCTAAGTTGCTAAGTTTCTATATTGGACCGGGATTCACGGATGCAGAGATCCACCTGTTTCTGGCATCAGATCTCACGAAGGAGGAGCCATCACCAGACGAGGATGAGATGCTTGAGGTTGTAATACTCGACCTCGATGATGCAATCGCTGCTATCGGATCAGAGATTGTTGACGCCAAGACGATAATCGGGCTTTTGCTAACAGGAGCGTTGAATGAAAGGGCTGCATGATCGTCTCAAAGATTATTTTGAACTAACTGGAGTATCAGAGATTGCAAGACGTTACTTTGTGATGAATGCATTTGACGGTGTTCTCACGATGCTCGGTGTCATAATTGGGGCATACAT from Candidatus Syntrophoarchaeum caldarius includes these protein-coding regions:
- a CDS encoding ADP-ribose pyrophosphatase; this encodes MEDTLSSEIIFDGRILRLRHDRVRLPSGREASREIVEHVGAVAGVVLLENNSVVLIRQFRKPVERELLELPAGLIEEGESPEDAILREIKEETGFCAGRLSKLLSFYIGPGFTDAEIHLFLASDLTKEEPSPDEDEMLEVVILDLDDAIAAIGSEIVDAKTIIGLLLTGALNERAA